In Malus sylvestris chromosome 16, drMalSylv7.2, whole genome shotgun sequence, the following are encoded in one genomic region:
- the LOC126607665 gene encoding probable alpha,alpha-trehalose-phosphate synthase [UDP-forming] 9, with amino-acid sequence MASRSCTNLFDLASGGLLDIPYTPRALPRVMTVPGIISDVDGNSNGDDSDASSSACRERKIVVANMLPLHAKRDPQTKKWCFSLDEDSILLHLKDGFSSENEVVYVGSLKAEIDTSEQEEVAQKLLEEFNCVPTFLPSDLQKKFYLGFCKQQLWPLFHYMLPMCPDHGDRFDRSLWQAYVSANKIFADKVMEVINPEDDCIWVHDYHLMVLPTFLRKRYYRVKLGFFLHSPFPSSEIYRTLPVRDEILRGLLNCDLIGFHTFDYARHFLSCCSRMMGLDYESKRGHIGLDYFGRTVYIKILPVGVHMGRLESVLNLPDTTSKIKEIQEQYKGKKLILGIDDMDIFKGISLKFIALEQLLQQNPELQGNIVLVQIINPARGSGKDVQEAKSETYLTARRINEVYGSPNYEPVVLIDRHVPQYEKTAYYAVAECCIVNAVRDGMNLVPYKYIVCRQGTPPMNKALGMTADSPQTSMLVVSEFIGCSPSLSGAIRVNPWDTDAVADALNLAITMSKSEQQLRHEKHYRYVSSHDVAYWARSFAHDLDRACQDHYSKRCWGIGLGLRFRVVSLSPNFRKLSIDHIVSAYKRTNRRAIFLDYDGTVIPEASIIKSPSPEVLALLNSLCKDPKNTVFIVSGRGRTSLSDWFASCETLGIAAEHGYFLRRNRSSEWETSPVGADLDWKEIVEPVMRLYTEATDGSNIESKESALVWHHQDADPDFGSCQAKELLDHLENVLSNEPAVVKRGQHIVEVKPQGVSKGLVAEKILSRMVNDGKAPDFVMCVGDDRSDEDMFESILSTVSSPSLPSPPEIFACTVGTKPSKAKYYLDDVSDVVKLLQGLATASTPKPKHLPHIQVSFESVY; translated from the exons ATGGCGTCAAGATCTTGCACAAACCTTTTTGATTTGGCATCTGGAGGCCTTTTGGATATTCCTTATACTCCAAGGGCTCTTCCAAGGGTGATGACTGTTCCTGGTATTATATCTGATGTGGATGGTAATAGCAATGGTGACGATTCAGATGCTAGTTCATCTGCCTGTCGTGAGAGGAAAATTGTTGTGGCAAATATGTTACCATTACATGCTAAAAGGGATCCACAAACGAAGAAATGGTGTTTCAGTTTGGATGAGGATTCAATTTTGTTACATTTGAAGGATGGGTTTTCATCTGAAAATGAGGTTGTTTATGTGGGGTCTCTCAAGGCTGAAATTGATACCAGTGAACAAGAAGAAGTTGCACAGAAACTGCTGGAGGAGTTCAATTGTGTACCAACGTTTTTGCCCAGTGATCTCCAGAAGAAGTTTTATTTGGGGTTCTGCAAGCAGCAATTATGGCCTCTTTTTCATTACATGCTGCCCATGTGCCCAGACCATGGCGATCGATTTGACCGCTCACTGTGGCAGGCCTATGTATCTGCAAACAAAATATTTGCAGACAAGGTGATGGAAGTTATTAATCCCGAGGACGATTGTATCTGGGTTCATGACTATCACTTGATGGTTCTCCCAACATTTTTGAGGAAGCGGTACTATCGAGTAAAGCTAGGATTCTTCCTTCACAGCCCATTTCCATCATCCGAAATTTATAGAACTTTGCCGGTCCGTGATGAAATTTTGAGGGGTTTGCTAAACTGCGATCTCATTGGGTTTCATACATTTGATTATGCACGTCACTTCCTCTCATGCTGCAGTAGAATGATGGGGCTGGACTATGAATCAAAGCGAGGACATATTGGGCTTGATTATTTTGGCCGCACAGTGTACATTAAAATTCTGCCTGTTGGTGTTCATATGGGTCGGCTTGAATCAGTGTTGAATCTTCCAGATACAACTTCCAAAATTAAAGAGATTCAAGAGCAGTACAAGGGGAAAAAATTGATTCTTGGTATTGATGACATGGATATATTTAAAGGAATCAGCTTAAAATTTATAGCTTTGGAACAACTCTTGCAGCAGAATCCAGAATTGCAGGGCAACATAGTCCTTGTTCAAATTATAAATCCCGCAAGGGGATCGGGGAAAGATGTACAGGAAGCAAAGAGTGAGACATACTTAACTGCCAGAAGGATAAATGAGGTTTATGGTTCACCTAATTATGAACCAGTGGTTCTGATTGATCGACATGTTCCTCAATACGAGAAGACAGCGTATTATGCTGTAGCAGAATGTTGTATAGTGAATGCTGTGAGGGATGGAATGAACTTAGTTCCTTACAAATATATTGTTTGCCGGCAGGGAACTCCACCCATGAATAAAGCTTTAGGCATGACAGCAGATTCTCCTCAGACAAGCATGCTTGTCGTGTCTGAATTTATTGGCTGCTCACCTTCTTTAAGTGGAGCAATCAGGGTTAACCCTTGGGACACTGATGCCGTGGCTGATGCCTTGAACTTGGCGATCACCATGTCTAAATCAGAGCAGCAGTTACGTCATGAAAAACACTATCGTTATGTTAGTTCTCATGATGTGGCTTATTGGGCGCGAAGCTTTGCACATGACTTGGATAGAGCATGCCAAGATCATTATAGTAAACGGTGTTGGGGCATTGGATTGGGCTTGAGGTTCAGAGTTGTTTCCCTTTCTCCGAACTTTAGAAAGTTGTCTATAGACCATATTGTTTCAGCATACAAAAGAACAAATAGAAGGGCCATATTTCTGGACTATGATGGTACCGTTATTCCTGAAGCTTCCATTATTAAGTCTCCAAGCCCAGAAGTCCTTGCTCTTCTGAATTCCCTGTGCAAGGATCCGAAGAACACAGTTTTCATTGTTAGTGGGAGGGGAAGGACTTCTCTAAGCGATTGGTTTGCCTCGTGTGAGACACTTGGAATTGCTGCTGAACATGGGTACTTTCTAAG GCGGAATAGAAGTTCCGAGTGGGAGACCAGTCCTGTTGGTGCCGATCTTGATTGGAAAGAAATTGTGGAGCCTGTGATGAGATTGTATACAGAGGCAACAGATGGCTCCAACATAGAAAGTAAAGAAAGCGCTTTGGTATGGCATCACCAAGATGCAGACCCCGACTTTGGATCCTGTCAAGCCAAGGAATTGTTGGATCATCTGGAAAATGTTCTTTCGAACGAACCAGCAGTTGTTAAGAGGGGCCAGCATATAGTTGAAGTTAAGCCACAG GGAGTAAGCAAAGGATTGGTTGCTGAAAAAATTCTCTCGAGAATGGTCAACGATGGGAAGGCCCCCGATTTTGTGATGTGCGTTGGGGATGACAGATCTGACGAGGACATGTTCGAGAGCATACTAAGCACGGTCTCTAGTCCATCTTTGCCTTCACCACCCGAGATATTTGCCTGCACTGTCGGAACAAAGCCAAGCAAGGCCAAGTACTATCTCGATGATGTCAGTGATGTCGTGAAGCTACTTCAAGGCCTTGCAACTGCTTCGACCCCAAAGCCGAAACATCTCCCCCATATCCAGGTCTCTTTCGAAAGTGTCTATTGA